A section of the Ictalurus punctatus breed USDA103 chromosome 8, Coco_2.0, whole genome shotgun sequence genome encodes:
- the zgc:113516 gene encoding ethanolamine kinase 2 produces the protein MNLLLNDQTDEPLHLDLCLDELSPETGIIELLKTLRPQWRAEDIQLKMFTEGITNQLLGCSVSSDTAMVLVRVYGRKTELFLDRKKEVEMLKLLHSHGCGPRLYCSFHNGICYEFLKGVTLEDVLLQEPSVYRLVAVEMGKIHSIKPKSSCSMEPVLWSKLDNYLKLLQDCENDDDVVQQDSQLDIPSVDVLISETEELKKHLKRVESPTVLCHNDLLTKNIIYNSDEGGVKFIDYEYADFNYQAYDIGNHFNEFAGVNNVDYGLYPSRELQWDWLTVYLQSIKINSRVDSQVTQREVNTLYVQVCKFSLASHLSWGLWALLQARYSTINFNFLKYAAARFSYYFKKKEEYLGMALP, from the exons ATGAATCTTCTCCTAAATGACCAGACTGATGAACCGTTGCACCTTGACCTGTGCTTGGACGAGCTTTCGCCTGAGACAGGGATAATCGAGCTGCTCAAAACCCTGAGACCACAGTGGAGAGCTGAGGATATCCAACTAAAG ATGTTTACAGAGGGCATAACGAATCAGCTGCTGGGCTGCTCAGTGAGCTCAGACACGGCCATGGTGTTGGTGCGAGTGTACGGACGAAAGACTGAGCTTTTTTTAGACCGTAAGAAAGAGGTGGAGATGCTGAAGCTGCTGCACTCACATGGCTGTGGCCCAAGACTCTACTGCAGCTTCCACAACGGCATCTGCTACGAGTTCCTGAAGGGCGTTACGCTGGAAGATGTTCTGCTCCAAGAGCCTTCTgtctacag ACTGGTCGCAGTAGAAATGGGGAAAATCCATTCGATAAAGCCAAAGTCCAGCTGCTCTATGGAACCTGTGCTGTGGTCAAAGTTGGATAATTACCTGAAATTATTGCAGGACTgtgaaaatgatgatgatgtggtaCAGCAAGA TTCGCAGCTGGACATTCCCAGCGTGGACGTGTTAATCAGTGAGACGGAGGAGCTGAAAAAACACTTAAAGAGAGTGGAGTCTCCAACGGTGCTGTGTCACAATGACCTCCTGACCAAAAACATCATCTACAACTCAGATGAAG GTGGAGTCAAATTCATCGACTACGAATACGCTGACTTTAACTACCAGGCGTACGACATCGGAAACCACTTCAATGAATTTGCAG gTGTGAATAACGTGGATTACGGTCTGTACCCGAGCCGCGAGCTGCAGTGGGATTGGCTAACAGTTTACCTCCAGAGCATAAAAATCAACAGCCGAGTCGACTCACAAGTCACTCAGAGAGAAGTGAACACTCTGTACGTCCAAGTCTGCAAATTCTCACTG GCGTCTCACCTGTCCTGGGGTCTGTGGGCTCTGTTACAGGCCAGATACTCCACCATCAACTTCAATTTCTTAAA atACGCTGCTGCTCGGTTCAGCTACTACTTTAAGAAGAAGGAGGAGTATTTAGGAATGGCGCTTCCTTAA